The following DNA comes from Taeniopygia guttata chromosome 20, bTaeGut7.mat, whole genome shotgun sequence.
TAGTAATAACAAACAGGGCCTGGTGTGTAATACATAACTATTGTATAAAAACTATGCCCAAAGCAACGAGCCATTGTTTACATCAAGGCACCTTCATATTAACATGAGGACAAGACAATAGTAAACCCCAAACCAAAGCGTGAAGTATTCTAAATATCTGTTTGCTAAATTTGCTCACCATAAAGAGCACAGGACTCTTTGAAGACAACAAACTTCTGTTAAACTTGATTCCTCTGAAACTGTCACATCTCAGATTTCGGACTGGAATCAAGAACCTATTCCTCAGTGCTGTTTGCATTTATTAGGATgacatttcatttattttaactaATGAGGCTTAGAAAAGCAAGATTATCAATACACTGTGGATCAGGgatacaaatatttttgctcAAAACTTTGACTTCCTTATTTTGGTTAAAGCAAGTAAACAAATCATCACACTGAGCTTTATTTGTTCCCATTCACACTTAGTTTGCACTGCTTAATCTGCTTTTTacaaggttaaaaaaaacccttagaAGAGTCTAAGTCCTACCCTTAGGGAAGATTAAAAGCAATGTAtagaatttcattaaaaatgcaaaacgttcaaagtattttaaagaagtATTAAAAACTATGCTTGTAATAAGCTACTGCACTACACAGTTtacaaaaattttcttttctaaaaccCAACTTCATTTCCGATTTTAATAAAGGTGGCAAAAATTCTTGATAGAAGATTGAAGGACCTGGGCTTGATGGCTTAATGCTTGTCTTACAGAGCCCACCTGGTATTTTTTCGGTGTTTTTTTCCAACATTCTAATCATTATTtctgaaacagcacagaaattaGTTATCTCTTGACAATCTCCATATACAATACTTTGTAGATACAGTTATGTggcatatatatatgtataaaaacactaatttacatttttcaaacTTAAAATagaagttgtttttttaatcttacaCTAACCTCAGCTATTGTACTTCCAGTAGTATTTTTTGAAAGATCATTATATATTTCCGTCATTGTTCCTTTGATGGCATCCATCATCTGAgagacaaaagcaaaaaaataattctttgatatatatttttaatagatttcgactttgattttctttcaatCCCTCTACTGGGAACCTATATTGCTAcccttctctctctctaaaTATATGACATTTACCTGGTTCTACTTATTTAGAAGCTAGAGCACAACAATTTAAATCAGGACTCCGATTTTTAAGTGTCCTGAACAGGTGACTTGCTTGACCTTCTCCTTTTCTAAGAAATTGCTATTGATATAatttacaaacaaaaattatataACCACGAACTTGGGGAAGAAACTCAATGCAAAAATAGAAAGGATTCATTGATTTTTTAATCTAAGTATCTAAGAGAGTATGGAAAGCTCACGGCCCTTCCCTCACTGTCACTATGATGAGCCCAGTACTAGAGCAGCCCTTCTCTTTAACAACTTAGCATCTGTTAATTGCCTGAACACACATTTATGACAAATTCCCATCTGGTGAAACTACAGGGTGTTTTCAAAGAAAGGTACAACTTCATTAAAACCTTCCTCCAGAACTTACTTTGCTGGTATATTTAGCAATATCTGCAGCCACATCAGCTGAAGCTGTTGCAATTGGCAAGTCTGTGTTGAGTGAAGAAGAAAGTGTGCCTGCAGATCCAGAGCTGGTAACCATGGAAATAGGCTGAGTACTTGTGACCAAAGTTATTGTGGATGTGGAAGTGCTCTGGGTGATCTCTTTCTGCTGCACAGCTAAGAAAAGAGAACATTGAGGGGATCAATCACACAAGGAATTATGAAAACAACAAGCAAATGTCTGCCTTCAATATCTAACTAAACTGTGTGCATGCAACCATTTCAATTTGTATTATTTATACAATGGTGCCATCTAATGATTAATTTAACAGTGCTCAGCCACTGAACTTGTACATAATTGTAAGGCTTAGCGGTAATGAAGTAAATATAACTTTAAAACTTATCATTTTAGACTGGCCGATATAGAAGTCTCCCTCAGTTCTAATGACATATCTGCtggagtattttttaaatagtatttttttaaagaataaaacttTTCAAGCTATTTTTACTGATTCATATTATAAAAGATGTCTTCATTGCCAATTTCCTCAGTAGTGGAGTTACTGAAATAAACAATTTATTCATATTTATGTGCTATATTTCTGTTTATGCCAATTTAGTGTATAAGAGATCTATAGATTTTATAGTTCTCACATGACAAATATTATAGTCTGTAAATCTAAGATGGAACGTTGCCATGATGTGCTCAATAGTAAACAATATTGAGAAAACAAACTCATGGGCTGAACACAAAGTTCAGCCCATATTATTAAGGTATATATATTATAGCACGATGCTATTAAAAGTTTCACATTTAACTTCTCcaattttcacatttatttttcctcactgCATATGTCTGTATCAATTTGTGCAGTCTACAAGCAAAGATATGACTTCCTCAACACTGCTTAAATGACAGAAGCAGAAGCAGTTTGGGACCAGAAAAATGAGCCTCTGTAAACGTCTGTATGTGAACCATCACCCAAACCTCTCTCCTCTACAAGATCACCTGCGTGCCAGTGCAATCAGCAGAGTGGAGAATGTCTCCTCATCAGGCACAACAGTAAACATTTCAGTTTATTAACTTGAAATGACAAATGAAGCGGATTTACATAAAGTTGATGTTAAATGAAGAGAAgcaacagcagcacaggctcGTGTTGCCCTGTGCCAGCTATTGGTGAAGGCTCCAGCAAAGGGATGGTGAGAAAACAGTTGTGAAAACATTCTGAAATGCCAGGGCTGTTTGCTCAGTAAGCTAGCATCAAAGTCTTGTTAAACAACAGAGATTTTCAAAGACAAATCCTGGAGCCTGGGTAATGTCATTGTTGTCAAATTATACTCTGAAAAACGCTTCAGATCTGCTGGTTGTCAGATAAAACTGGAAGCAATTTGTAGATATTGAGGTGATATTGGTAAACATGCAAGGGGAATAGTTAATGGTTTTAGCATATGATCCAGAAAATTGTTCAGTTCACCCTTCCAAATCTGTTATGgctatgaaaagcaaaaatatttatacagacacacaatttttttgtcattaaaataaaatacactatTCTAAATACACACCAGAAAGAGCAAGTATAGTGAGTAACTTTTATACTGGAGACACTTATCAGAGTAGAAGCACACTTTGAGATTTTGTTTATACAGGAGAACTCCTGGCTGGGCACCCTTGGAGCACAGGCATCACTACTGGGGAATTCTGGCACCACAGGAATATTTGAATTAGAAAAGTGTGTACCTTTAACTGCTTGTCTTGTCTGATATCTTGTCCCCTGAGAGGACTGAGGCTGCTGTGACTGAgactgctggctctgctgctgctgcctctgtaCCTTCTGCATGTGCCACTTCTGAGAAGATGTCTGGAATTTATTTGAAGAATTCCACACCACCCTCTgcacagcaggggctgtttCCTTGGGCAGCAGAGGCCTCTGCTTTTTCACAGGGCTCCCTGTGGCAGCAGAGGGAGCACTGACAGTAGAAGCAGCACTGGTGGTGGCTGTCACACCAGCTGGGGGGGTCTGCGATGCGGAGCGGGTGAGCACTGGAGTTTCTGGTAGAGGCTGGGTGCTTGCACTGGAGGAAGGTGGAGTTTTACCTACAACTgaacaaatataaaatgttatGCCAGCTTTTCACCAACACATCTGATTCGTAATTTTCTATCTAGTTTTTGGAACAGCTGTATATACACCTTCCAGTCTACTTTGAATTGTTTTCCTCAAAAGTAATCAATATTCTACAAGTAAAGTAATTTCAGTCTACTTAAAAGTGGTGGAATTCAGATGCATCAGTAACtaagcaaaacaagaaatacaAAACCACGAAAAACCAGCCTGACCTCATTCAAAAGATACATGAGAGGTTAACACTTGTTAGGGTGTTTCTGCCTTACCACTTTGACCTGTCATCCCAATTtctttcaggagaaaaagaaattctcaAGGATTAATATCTGAGCAGTAACTGAAGAAACTATAAACTTTCTAAACAACAGTGAACTGACATTGACAATCAAACGCAGATGACACCACGTTGGGCAGGAGTGCTGATCTGCTcaagggcaggaaggctctgcaaaGATCTTGACAGATTGAATCAATGGCCTGGGACAATTTAATCAGGTTCAATaaggccaagtgctgggtcctgcccaGCAAAAATTACGGATATTCATAGTTCCATTCTGCTGAAAGGAAACAGTAAAACTAATTTTGTTTAAACCAAAAACTACAATGGGCACTGAAAACTTTTTTCATAGTCACAAAGGATGAATAATCATTcctaaaaattgttttaatacagatatttttatctTAATGCAAAAATAAACGTGGCAATTCTACCTTTGGTAACAGCCCTACAGAACAgaggagaaacaaaaggaaataatttcatccTACCATCTTGTTTAGGAGAAGATTCTTTAGAgtctttcttgtttttccttccttcacgAGTACAATGATCATCTCCTAGATCGATGACAAGTTCACTCTCGGAATCAGAGTCCAGTCCTAGATGCACAGTTGGAGAGTCTGTTTCATCTTTAcctttcagcttttcttttgcagGATGCTGTAAACTCTTTCCCTTttcagaaaattctttttcagtGTCTGAAACAGCTTTTTCCTTGACCGGTTCTTCTGTTTTCTCCACTTCTGGACTTGTGCTTTTAAGTTCCTCCTTGTCTTCATTCTGTGCTGGaagcttgggtttttttttcaagctcAATGATTCTTTGTCACTTCTTGCACCTTCCTTGTCCTCACCATCCTCTTGATCATTCTTTGATTTCTGATCCTCATCACTATATTCACTGTCACTGGTATCAGATTTTTCAGAATCTTCAGAGTCACTGTGTTCTACTGCTGTATAAACAGCTTCAGATATTTCATTTATTCCTAATTGTGGGAAGGAAAGTACATTCCATGCTGATATCAGACTGACTGACATTACCAAGAAAATACTCTATATACTGGAACAAAGTGTACACATTACCTTAACTGTCAGTGCTTAAGCTACAAAGCTTAACACCCTATCCCAGCACCATAATGTATAAGAATGAACTTCTACATACtccaattaatatttttatttcattcaatGGCCCTCCTTTCACTGCTTTTTCCCACTGTCTGCAAGGTCTTTTGTTCAACTCAGGACCCAATGCTggcaaatacaaaaattaattatttttatccaCAAGAAGCCACTTTAAAAATCAGCAACATTATTCACCTGATTATAGTTACTTACATTCATCCTACTTTGTGCAACTGACAGAATTTAGGCAGAATTCTCCAATTTTTCAATAAACAAAGCCGATAAAACTATAATCCTCTCATATTATCTTTATCTACATCAGAATTGCTCAAAAACAGGTTAAAAGAGTAAACAAAAATTTGAAGCATCAGATCTCACTGTGTTTTAAAGCGAACTAGTTCAGTGCATTCTATTTGCCTCAAAGAGTTTGTTTTAGAACAAGAGTAGAGAAGATTCAAAGTATTTATGGTTTTACTGTCCAAAAGCTTATTTGGCCTCCAATTTAAGTGTTCCCTTCTGATGTTCCTGAGGGACACTCACCCAGTTGTGCTTTACAGCTCTCGATGGTCTTGTCAAGGTTGAGCTGGAACCGGCTGCGGATCTGGCGCTTGGGAGAGATGAGCTGCACGGgggtgctctgctgctgcaccgACTCACTCAGCTCCTTCAGATCCATCTCAGCCTTGCTACGATctgcaaaaacaaacacaaactaagaaaaaagattttacaCAAAGAACCGAGATCGCTATCCAGATAAAACACGTTTCACCAAAGAGCAATGCAGATAATCTGAAACAtactgcacttttttttttctaactgtGGGCTAAATAGTAACTCTAAAATGACTTTACTACAAAAATGGATTCTTCCTCTCTTCACACACAAAACACATGCATCAATTATGGGGACATTTTCTCCATCAATGTGAATTTATCAAGAAATCCCCATTCAGGTTTGTAAAGCTGTCTGACAGTACCTCAACCAAACTACTGCGGTTATTTACTACTAAGAGTACTACCAtcacagagaaaattaaatagaaataaaatcttcataATAGTATAAGACACAAAATCTTTATAGTCATCATTTAAAATCCAAAACTTAGGTCATGAGAATACATATAAAAATGTGGATTATTTCACTGGATAAATTAGTAAATTCAAGATAGAATAGCAATTTTTTCAGTATATGTCAGCAAAATCTTGAGTTTTCATCTATGTGTAGAGAATTTTCACTTTGAAATGCACACATCTGTCTGCAAAGAATACACAATATACAGTGCTAAGGGTAAATTGTCTTAGCAATGAAGTTTCATATTTTTGCTTCAATTTTCCCATTGCAGAGGTTGTATTTGTATAGCACAGTCCTATCCTTTACCCTTTGCTAGGAGTGCTGACATTCCATCAGTGCTCAGGGCACCAAACCAGTTGGAGTTAgctgggaaagagaaaggacCCATGAAGAAGgggtaaaaaaaggaaaagaaggataTTTAGCCAATTTAGCTTCTTTAACTGGCTTATGGCAGGATCAGAAGAGCGAATCCCATAAACTGAGAAAAACCAGAGGAGAAGGCAAAAGGTAACACTGGCACAATGTGCATTCGTGCTTTATTTTCAAGTTTCATTCCAGAGCAGTTAAATATGACATAGTGTTGCCTTATTTTactatacatacacacacagacacacacacagacacacacacacacacacacacgtgtgtatatatatttacaaaatattttctgttgagGTACAACTTagagaaaagtgaaataaaCGCAAAAGCCTGAACCATGACTCCTCTGACCAGACATTCTTTGTAAGTTTGAATTTCATATCAAGGTACATTCTTATTGTTTCCTGCCTCTGTTATCCAAGGGCAGGTCCTATACTATCAGACACACATTCTcctttcccccaaatccctgtaTATCTTGCTCATTCACACCTCCATTTTTCAAATTAGCAAGTCTGCCAGTAGCAACAGATGGTtcctttctgttatttttccttcctttttgctGAATTGCAGACCACAGGATCCTCCTAGCACTCTTCTGAAGATACAAAGTGTCTTTGTTTTCTGGACTCTCACTTTTGTTTTTGCAGAGAGAAACTCTGTTCACATCACGTATGACAATGAGACACAATGAGTTATACTGGAAAAATTCTAACATCCAAAGAACACGTCTGGCACAGCTGACACTATTAAATGAAGAAGGGTTGTTCACTCTCACCACCAAAAAGTATATTTAATAAAGGAAATTCCCctaaacctgaaaaaaaaaaccctagatAATCTACTTGAGAGCATATAAGCATTTCTTTTATGGTATTACTCATGGACCATAACATCAGATTTTCCAATCTATGCTATTTATTCAAAGTGTTCCAGCTGATGTGTCCCATCTGTGGCTCAAACAACTGCAGCACTATGtctttcttaatgtttttccaAATGTATTGCCACCTCAGATGAGGTGACAAacagctgcagtgcagcagaagaaattaattctatAATTATGTCCACACATATGACCAACTGAAAAACAGACTTGTGAGCTTGTATCCAGAATCAGAATATCCATAAGGCACTGAAGACATTAATTCATTATTTGAATTTAAGCCTTCCTGAAATACCTAACACCAAAGGGGCAAAATCCTGGTTCTCTGTGTAACAGCACATGGAGGTAAAAAGCAACCAGAACTGAATCAGAACAGTCACAGAAACAAAGCACGACTGAGGAAACTGATTTACATGTTCGGCTTGCAGGAACTATTTTACCAACTTAGTACTTACCTACTCCATCTTACAAAATTCCACAATCCCAAAATTTACTTCTAGGGATTTTCAAGACTTCAAGAATTCTGCTAATTCCTTTCATCCACCTATCTCCCTAGAGAGGGATGGTCAGTGAAGAGGTGATGTGAAGGCAGCAAGAGAGAAGCCCTAGTAAATCCTAAATCCTAAAGATCACAAGAAAACCTTGCCAGCAATTCACTTGAGAGAGACTGAGTGGTGAAGAGCAGCAATGTTCATGTAATTACAACCTTCAGAAACTTACCTATTGTTTAGACACATTCATTTTTACAGTTCAGCTAAGAAAAAAACTATCCTTTAACTACTTCCTTTCATCAACAAGAAACAATAACAGAAACTTtctttcacaagaaaaaaaaaaaaacagcacatCTCATACCACAATAATTACATGTGTGTCTCATTTAAAGACCTTTGCTCCTTTCAAGCCACATACAAGCACATTTGTTCATATTATGCTGCACTGACACCACCATACTTTGTTCAGCTGTAAGAATATTAAGTTTTCAAATATCAAAACTAACCAAGGTTAAGATTCAGAATGCTTCCTGGCGTGGAAGTTCTTTCTTGCTTAGCAGAAATTGGTGTTGATGCTTGAGGAGAGAAAGGTTTGGGGCTGCCTGACAAGCTCCCTGCTTGACCTGTTCTTGTTGGTGCTGGAGAAGCTGAAaaagtacaaaattaataaagacAGATTTAAAACCAGAACACCTACTCATGActattctaattttttttgtatttatttccaCTCTCCATTCACTTTAACAGTTACAACTATTTCCTGCTATTTAAATTGAATGGGTTTATTAATTTTACAAGATTATTCATTCCTTTCAAGGTGACAGAAAGAACTGTTCTTTCTTATCTCTGACACTGAAAGTTAAAtgtatctcttttttttaaatttcttcataAACCAAGTGATAATACAGCCTGTCATTAAAAAGTACATGGAATAAAACTAAACCATCTCCCAAGTCCTgtacctccttttttttttttacctgtatttttctcaatgaAATCCATGGATTCTTCACTGGCACTAAAATGACTGGAAGTTGCCTTTTTCTCTGCATCCTGTTCAACATCAGAGCCAGTGTGAACTGATGAGTTTGTACTCATTGGTGACCGTGGCATATCTGTCAGTGAAATCCTGCGACCTGTGCTACTGCTCAGCATAGACTTGCTCATCAGAATCTTGGGTGACGCTGTCATATCAAAATTCAGCTTGATTTTCTCTTGTTTGTCTGTCTTTGCAGTTCCAGCAGCTGGGTTTGCAGGGTCTAACAACATTTGGTATTGATTGTTGGGAGTATATGGTGTCCGGAAAGGTGCATAATTAAATACTCCAAATTTTCTACGAATGTTATCAACATAAACCTCCATTTCTTGCATTGCACTATTGAAGATGCTTTTAgtctttttcacagaaaaaggaatttctttAGACATGAGGTAGCAATTATTTATTGGAACCCAGGCCCTatatataaaacagaaaaataaaagataacaTAACTACATTTCATACCGTGAATGGACATTGCCATCTTTTATGCAcatactaatttatttttccctaatCATAAAGATATGGATAGATCAGATCATTTTAAAGAACTATCATTACATTCTTTGAATATTTCAGTGCTTAGTTTTGGTAAGTAAGCAAGTTGCATGCCTTGGATTATCCCTGGCTTTTTTTACTTTACCCAGTAACAATAAAACATGACTTAACACTGGTCAAATGACAAAATATTCCTAATTGGAACAGTCTATGTAACTGCAAGATAACCATTGCTAAACAGTCTATCTGTCATAgcacaaaaatggaaaaaacaggTAAGGAAATGAACACTTCACAAGCACCCTCTTAGAAACATTTTACACCCCAGGCCAGGTTGGCCAAATTCCTCAGTGCCAGGAAAAGTTCCATCAGCAAGTACTGGACAGATTTTATTTATCATAAAATGAAGCAGACCCTGAAACTGCCTCCCAAGACCCTAATAAAGCAGGAACTTTGACTTAATTATTCCATGGTCCTGTATAGTTGAATTTTTTACAGCACATGttattatatatttgtatttctaaCTCATGACAAATCAACTTGTATTCATCATGGCTGTGTCCATCAATGCAGAGGATTCACAAGTACAGAGAGTTTCACAAGTTTTCCCTTCAGAGCAAAACTGGCACTTACAACACAAgttatatttctgtattttttaaacctACACGTGTGTACATATTCCCATAATGTTTAGTTAACATAAATGACTTCACTGGTTTCTTCCACCTTTGAGAACTGCACTTCTCCCCAGCACGACACCAGACACAGGAATTAAGCTGCATACTCACCAGATTATGTAGGCATCTTACAATCATGTAAGGAACTTAAACTGTGTTTGCTACAGTTTTACACAGTTTTTGTTAGGGTCAAGGTTCTAAAGACAGGATCCAAAAACTTGCAAGCACATAAAAATAACAACACAAATTTTTTTATGTACAGTAAAAGACATCCTTTTGTTCAACTCCCACCTGTCATGTTGGCCAAAGAAACGGGCATCAACTTGCCCATCTTTATCCCTCAGTGCTTTAGCAGGCCAGAATGGAAAGCCTTTGAGTTTAGCCCAGACCAAAGGGTGGGGATTGCTCTAGAGAAAGAGGCAAAATACACAGTAAGAAAATGTAAGCAGTACTACCTTCAAATCTGATaacaaagatgattttttttaattgtatgtATTCCTTAGATGCAATAAAGATCCAATGTACACAAGGCACTTGCCAAATACAAGATTCCATTTTActataaacaaaacaaatcctgAGAGGacaaaatgataaaattatattaaaaaaacttgCTAAACATAAAACCTCACACATCTTGATTAAAATGGTTGTAATTGCCCTtctttattgatttattttttattattccccTCCAAATATATAGCATAACTTAAGTTAGGCTAGAGCCAATCTTTGAAATGCCATAATTTTCACTTAGGCTTGTGTCTTGGCAGATCATAAGACACTAaaaagtccttgacttaggGTAAGCACtacttagcaacaaccaaaacatcagTGTATCATCAACATTATTATCATGCTGGATCAAAAACACAACACTGTTCCAGCTGCTAAGAGGAAAAGGAACCCTTATCCCAGTTGAAACCAGGACAGTTTAAGAAAGAACCTGATATGGATTACACACTTCTACTTGAGAATCTTAAGGTGTCTTCCCAAACTCAGTTCAGTATTAAACAGGAAGCAGACAACCTATCAATAGAGATcatcacaaaagaaaaagcaagtctAAACTGATGCACATCTGCAGAAAGGGACATTCACATTTCAGAAATCCTGCAAGCACTGAGGGTACCACACAGAAGCACTGCTGGCACAAGGCAGTTACCTTATATTTGAGGACAGAGAACTTGTGACCTGGTTGCTGACAGTCTTTACAATTATTTCTGACTGCAGCAATCCTTTTGTGAAAACCTGTAATCTTACAGCTAAGTAATTTGAGACAGTCTGACTCCACAAGGATGATATTCCAGCACAAGCAGCTTGGTAAACTACAGCAGCTTTCTTTGACTCAGTAACCACAACAGGTTTAAAACAAAGAGGGGACAACAGTCAAATGAGAACTGCTAGTTTAATGTAGTAGCTAGACTACCGTAATTCCCAACTTACACAAGGCTCACAAAACCAATTCTCGCGTTTTTGGCAAGCAGCTAAATAACATTCCGGACATACTTCAATTTCATtcatctggaaagaaaaagcaaaataattggAGAGATTAAATAGAGTCCAAAGTGTGGTCACTTGCAtttattcagaagaaaatcaTATTGTTAGAGTAAAAGAACTACAAAAAGTACATCTACACATCAGATGTTGGTCTCTTTTTCCAGCTCCAAATATTCATTAACAAGACAGGTGCCTTTGAGCAGAATCCATATATCcactttctcctcttccttcccctcccacaAGTCTTAATTATAAATAGTGAATATCCTAGTGGAAGAGACATTAGCAATGCTTTTGCCAAATGCCATTCTGTAGGCCATGGATATGCATACCTAAATGTAAGGAAACCTACAAAAATTATAAATCTGCAGTACAAGTCTTGGAAAATACCTATTAAGTCATTCACAAACACACGACATGAAACACTAAGCACACAGAACAATTAATTGAATTGGGGCACTCATACCTCATGCTCACAGATTTTGATGATGACTTTTGCTGTTTGTGTCAATTTGTgatttcctgaggaaaaaataaaatgctttaacCAAGAAAATTGTTGTAACAGAACTATGATAAAATCAACAGTTTTCAGATATAAAAGTcatccagaaaaacaaatgagaaGATCTAAAAAAACTATGTAAAAACATATGCATTAACTGTATGCTTGCAAAAGCAGAACATCAGCACTTTCTTCTCAATGTAACATTTAATAATCTTGAAATGCTCCTTTTTGTAGCTTATTGCAGCCTTCCTACCACTGACATTCTTTCAATGAGGGATTTGCTGTATGATCTTCTCAATTATATCTCAATTAAGTGCTGTATGATGCAAAACATTACAGGAGTTCAGGGGTTGGAAATAAATGATGCAGATTGGATCAGGTCATTTAAGGTCTAAATCTTTGGATGATCCTAtgaacccaaaccattctatgattctacctTATTTGAAATGTCTTCTCTTAGATGGAATGAGTAAGTGGCAGCACAAGTTGTATCTGGCCCTACAGTTTTATTTATGCCActtgttaaaataatttgttgttttTAGGCACTATAGTAATTAACAGGAAGACAATTTCAGTGTGGAAGTCTATAAATTGCTCTATGACTAACTATGTCAAGGTTTCATATCTGAGGCTGTAAGTACACATTAATACCTACCCCCATTGTAAATAATGCAGTTGTGCAAAATCCATTTGGCATCAGCCAAAAATGCTTCAGTGCAACcgtacattttctttttaacattctgtaaagaagaaattaagaacatATCAGGAAACAGAAATCAGTAAGAAGTGACAGCTTCTTCCTGAATGTTGTGTCCTATCAGtcaaacaattaaaaaactgacccctggaggtgttcaaggccaggctggacagagctctgagcaacctggtcctgtggaaggtgtccctgttcACAGCAGGGGGCTGGGACGAGATGAGCTTTAAAggctcttccaacccaaaccagtctgtgattctatacTTATTTACTGCAGACTTATGATTCTAAATGCTTAAGAATCTCTCAAATTCAAGATGCCTTTTGACTGACCTGAAAATGTACGAACTGTCTAAATTAAATCTAAATAGTGAATTATTTAGATCAACATCTCAAACATTTCcaaaaaaacatgttttctaaCACAGTTAGGAACACAATGTTTCTGTAGAAAAGTCTTTGGTTTCTTCTACTGATGTATTATCACTCCAcagaagttttaatttttacaagACCCAGAAAAAATACTGGTCACATTACATTAGACAATATGTTTAATATTACAGTCTACCTAGCGGGTAAAGCaatttaattaaacaaaatCAGTCCTGTGATCTTGTTACCATACTTTATACCATAAAGACATCAACCTCCTCTGTAAGGACACAGAGAATGAAAACTTGTATCTTCACCAGGTCCTGACAGAACAAAG
Coding sequences within:
- the ZMYND8 gene encoding MYND-type zinc finger-containing chromatin reader ZMYND8 isoform X1, which produces MSHVGSQAVSLAEEEIKAEQEVVEGMDISTRSKDPGSAERTAQKRKFPSPPHSSNGHSPQDASTSPIKKKKKPGLLNSNNKEQSELRHGPFYYMKQPLTTDPVDVVPQDGRNDFYCWVCHREGQVLCCELCPRVYHAKCLKLAAEPEGDWFCPECEKITVAECIETQSKAMTMLTIEQLSYLLKFALQKMKQPGTEPFQKPVSLDQHPDYAEYIFHPMDLCTLEKNVKKKMYGCTEAFLADAKWILHNCIIYNGGNHKLTQTAKVIIKICEHEMNEIEVCPECYLAACQKRENWFCEPCSNPHPLVWAKLKGFPFWPAKALRDKDGQVDARFFGQHDRAWVPINNCYLMSKEIPFSVKKTKSIFNSAMQEMEVYVDNIRRKFGVFNYAPFRTPYTPNNQYQMLLDPANPAAGTAKTDKQEKIKLNFDMTASPKILMSKSMLSSSTGRRISLTDMPRSPMSTNSSVHTGSDVEQDAEKKATSSHFSASEESMDFIEKNTASPAPTRTGQAGSLSGSPKPFSPQASTPISAKQERTSTPGSILNLNLDRSKAEMDLKELSESVQQQSTPVQLISPKRQIRSRFQLNLDKTIESCKAQLGINEISEAVYTAVEHSDSEDSEKSDTSDSEYSDEDQKSKNDQEDGEDKEGARSDKESLSLKKKPKLPAQNEDKEELKSTSPEVEKTEEPVKEKAVSDTEKEFSEKGKSLQHPAKEKLKGKDETDSPTVHLGLDSDSESELVIDLGDDHCTREGRKNKKDSKESSPKQDVVGKTPPSSSASTQPLPETPVLTRSASQTPPAGVTATTSAASTVSAPSAATGSPVKKQRPLLPKETAPAVQRVVWNSSNKFQTSSQKWHMQKVQRQQQQSQQSQSQQPQSSQGTRYQTRQAVKAVQQKEITQSTSTSTITLVTSTQPISMVTSSGSAGTLSSSLNTDLPIATASADVAADIAKYTSKMMDAIKGTMTEIYNDLSKNTTGSTIAEIRRLRIEIEKLQWLHQQELSEMKHNLELTMAEMRQSLEQERDRLIAEVKKQLELEKQQAVDETKKKQWCANCKKEAIFYCCWNTSYCDYPCQQAHWPEHMKSCTQSATATQQETDTEISTETLNKSSQPSSSVQSTTTETASTPKEKEGSADKSKENVTIATGVTSNQPIKLVQVPQTTTYIPTTQPTIVSTAL